The following DNA comes from Janthinobacterium sp. TB1-E2.
CTCGACTACCGACTTGCAAGGCAATATCACCTATGCCAACCCGTATTTCATCGCCGTCAGCGGTTACAGCGCGGAAGAATTGATCGGTGCGCCGCAAAACATCCTCCGGCATCCGGACATGCCGGTCGAAGCGTTTGCCGATTTCTGGGCCACCATCCGCTCGGGGCGCTCGTGGAGCGGCATGGTGAAAAACCGCTGCAAGAATGGCGATTACTACTGGGTGCTGGCGAACGTGACGCCGGTGGTCGAGGATGGCGTGGCCGTCGGCTACATGTCCGTGCGCACCAAGCCGACGCGCCAGCAGGTGGCGCAGGCGTCCGCCCTGTACGCGCGCATCAGGGCGGGGCAGGCCGACGGCATCGTCATCAGCCAGGGCGCGGCCGTGCGCACGGGCTGGCTGGCCAGGCTGGCGAGCTTGCGCGACCTGCCGCTGGGCAAGCGCATCGGCTGGAATCTGGGCTTGCTGAGCCTGGTATTGCTGCTGCAGCTGGCGTGGAATACGGGCGTGCTACCGGCCGGCGCTGGCGGCTGGCTGACGGGCCTGTCCGTGCTGGCCCTGTGCGCGACCCTGTATTTCTGGCACAGTTTGCACCGCGCCGTGCTGCAACCGTTGCAGCAGGCGCGCCAGGCCTGTGACGTGATGGCGGGCGGCGACTTGACGGGCGAGCTCGACACGACACGGCGCGACGAGATGGGGCAGCTGCTGCGTTCCTTGCGCCAGCTGCGCGTGAATTTGCACTCCATCGTTGGCGACGTGCGCGGCAATTTCCTGCGCATCAGCATGGCCAGCCAGGAAATCGCCGCCGGCAATATGGACTTGTCGGGCCGCACGGAAGCGCAGGCGTCGGCCCTGCAGCAGACGGCGTCGAGCATGGAGCAGCTGGCGGCCACGGTGCAGCAAAACAGCGGCAACGCCGTGCAGGCGAGCGACATGGCGGGCAAGGTCCACGGCCTGGCCGGGCGCGGTGGCGAACTCGTCGGTCAGATGGTGAACATGATGGCGGACATTAACGCTTCATCGAAGAAGATCGGCGACATTACGGGCATTATCGAAGGCATTGCCTTCCAGACGAATATCCTCGCTTTGAACGCGGCCGTGGAAGCGGCGCGCGCGGGCGACCAGGGTCGCGGCTTTGCCGTCGTGGCGGGCGAAGTGCGCAGCCTGGCGCACCGCAGCGCGGCGGCCGCCACGGAAATCAAGCAATTGATCACGGCATCGCTGGAGCAGGTGCAGGCGGGCGCGAAGCTGGCGCAGCAGGCGGGCGCCAGCAGCGCCGAGATGCTGGGCGCCGTGCAGGGCGTGCACGGCATCATGGAAGAGATCGCCTCGGCTTCGCGCGAGCAAAGCCACGGCATCGGCCAGGTCAACATGGCCGTCACGCAGATGGATGAAGTGACGCAGCAGAACGCGGCGCTGGTCGAGGAATCGGCGGCCGCCTCGGCGTCGCTGCAAGACCAGACCTTGCAGCTGGAGCAGGCGATGGCCCTGTTCAAGCTGGAACGACGGCGCGGCGGCCAGGCCGCGCCTGTACGTCCACCCGAGCGCCGCCGCGCTACAGCAGACGCTCTGACAGCGCCTTGAAGGCAACCTCGGGCACGAGAAAGGCAAACGGGGTTGACAGGGGCGGCAACTGGCCCAGCAAGCCGCAGTCGGCGCGCAAGGCCGTCAGCGCCTGCACTTGATCCACATCGACGGGCAAGTCGATTTCGCCAAAGACGAGCTTGCCGTTGCGCGGCACGTGCGCGATGGCCGCATCCTGGCAGGCGAGAAAGGCGACGGCGTCGCGCCAGTTGCCGAACAGCGCTTGCCAGTCGGCATCAAGGCCATGCTCAGCCGTGATGTCCGCCTGCACGTCGAGCAGCGGGGCGCTGCCGGCGCCGCTGGCAATACTGCAGCGGGCCTGCGTGGCCGTCACCTCATGCGTCATGCCGGCGGCCAGGTGCGTCGGCAAGATGTCGCTGAACAGCCGCGTGCCCAGCGCATGGGGCAAGCTGTCCATGATATTTTTCAAGAAATACACGCAGGGCACGGCTGGCGCACCCGCTGGCGTGTGGTCCAGGTACAAGCGCCAGTTGCTCTGCAGCGGCGACGGCAGCAGCTTGCGTAAGGGACCGAGCAGGGACGGGCCGAAATGCCCGTGGCGGTAGGTCAGCACCGTGAATGGTGTCTTGCCGCCGCGTTGCCACAGGGTCACGCCCGCAGGCAGCAGCCGCTGCGCGGCCTCGGCGTCGACCAGCCAGCTCACGTAGACGACGTCGCGCACGTCGCTGTGCAGTGTCAGGAAGGGCAGGCGCGACATGACGGCCTGGCGCACCTTGGCAAAGCGCGTGCAATTGGCGAGCGCGGCAAAGAGCCGCCCCGGCCAGCCCGCGCGCGGGTGGCGGTAAATGTTGTCTTGCAATTGGGAACTTTCAGATGCGGTGATACAGGCGGACGGCGCCGCCTGCCGGAGACGCTGCGTGTTTACTGCATATGCCAGCCGTGGCTGACGACAATCGATTGGCCGCTCAGTGCCGTCGACGGGAACGCGGCCAGGAAGACGGCCGTTTGCGCCACGTCTTGCGTGGTGGTGAATTCGCCGTCGATGGTGTCTTTCAGCATCACTTTCTTGATCACGTCTTCTTCACTGATGTTCAGCTGGGCCGCCTGTTCGGGGATTTGCTTGTCGACCAGCGGCGTGCGCACGAAGCCCGGGCAGATGACGTTGGCGCGGATGCCGTCTTTCGCGCCTTCCTTGGCTACCACCTTGGCCAGGCCCAGCAAGCCGTGCTTGGCGGCCACGTAGGCGCTCTTGAACGGCGAGCCTTCGTGCGAGTGCACGGAACCCATGTAGATGATGGCGCCGCCGCGGCCCGCCTTGATCATTTCGCGCATGCAGGCGCGCGTGGTGAGGAAGGCGCCGTCCATGTGAATGGCCAGCATCTTTTTCCATTGCTCGAACGGGTAGTCGACGACGGGGCTGATGATCTGGATGCCCGCATTGCTGATCAGGATATCGATGCCGCCGAAGTGGGCCACGGCATCGGCCACGCCCTTGTCGACCTGTTCTTCGCTCGAGACATCCATGGCGACGGAAAACGCCTGGCCGCCCGACTGCTTGATTTCCTCGGCCGTCTTGCTGGCCGCTTCCAGGACCAGGTCGGCGATGACGACCTTGGCGCCCTGTTTTGCGTATTCGATGGCCATTTCCTTGCCG
Coding sequences within:
- a CDS encoding methyl-accepting chemotaxis protein produces the protein MRLNLPVSDTEINLSDTETIVSTTDLQGNITYANPYFIAVSGYSAEELIGAPQNILRHPDMPVEAFADFWATIRSGRSWSGMVKNRCKNGDYYWVLANVTPVVEDGVAVGYMSVRTKPTRQQVAQASALYARIRAGQADGIVISQGAAVRTGWLARLASLRDLPLGKRIGWNLGLLSLVLLLQLAWNTGVLPAGAGGWLTGLSVLALCATLYFWHSLHRAVLQPLQQARQACDVMAGGDLTGELDTTRRDEMGQLLRSLRQLRVNLHSIVGDVRGNFLRISMASQEIAAGNMDLSGRTEAQASALQQTASSMEQLAATVQQNSGNAVQASDMAGKVHGLAGRGGELVGQMVNMMADINASSKKIGDITGIIEGIAFQTNILALNAAVEAARAGDQGRGFAVVAGEVRSLAHRSAAAATEIKQLITASLEQVQAGAKLAQQAGASSAEMLGAVQGVHGIMEEIASASREQSHGIGQVNMAVTQMDEVTQQNAALVEESAAASASLQDQTLQLEQAMALFKLERRRGGQAAPVRPPERRRATADALTAP
- a CDS encoding DUF2071 domain-containing protein; translated protein: MQDNIYRHPRAGWPGRLFAALANCTRFAKVRQAVMSRLPFLTLHSDVRDVVYVSWLVDAEAAQRLLPAGVTLWQRGGKTPFTVLTYRHGHFGPSLLGPLRKLLPSPLQSNWRLYLDHTPAGAPAVPCVYFLKNIMDSLPHALGTRLFSDILPTHLAAGMTHEVTATQARCSIASGAGSAPLLDVQADITAEHGLDADWQALFGNWRDAVAFLACQDAAIAHVPRNGKLVFGEIDLPVDVDQVQALTALRADCGLLGQLPPLSTPFAFLVPEVAFKALSERLL
- a CDS encoding 3-hydroxybutyrate dehydrogenase, whose product is MQLKDKVALITGAASGIGKEMAIEYAKQGAKVVIADLVLEAASKTAEEIKQSGGQAFSVAMDVSSEEQVDKGVADAVAHFGGIDILISNAGIQIISPVVDYPFEQWKKMLAIHMDGAFLTTRACMREMIKAGRGGAIIYMGSVHSHEGSPFKSAYVAAKHGLLGLAKVVAKEGAKDGIRANVICPGFVRTPLVDKQIPEQAAQLNISEEDVIKKVMLKDTIDGEFTTTQDVAQTAVFLAAFPSTALSGQSIVVSHGWHMQ